One window of Perca flavescens isolate YP-PL-M2 chromosome 15, PFLA_1.0, whole genome shotgun sequence genomic DNA carries:
- the fus gene encoding RNA-binding protein FUS, whose product MASNDYSQTSGQGYGSYGGGGGSGGGGANQGYGQSSGQSYSQQGYGGYNQSSDSSPGSYSQGGFGSYGQSQSGYNSPPSNQGGGGGYNQSYSPGGYNSNPPSNMSYNQQSSFSGYSQQQPPSSSSAGYEGNPQASGYNQPPSSGQSGGGYGSSGGQTGGYGGSGSHQQSSQHGGGHYNQPPSYNSPPPQSYSQQSQYGQGGGYGDESPPMSGGGGGGGGYPGPDGGYGGQDGRGGRGRGGGFGGRGGGGYDRGFDRGGRGGPRGRGGMGMGDRGGFNKFGGPREPGHGHGGPSFMQDQDNSDNNTIFVQGLGDDYTVESVADFFKQIGIIKINKKTGLPMINLYTDRETGKLKGEATVSFDDPPSAKAAIDWFDGKDFNGNPIKVSFATRRADFGGRGGMRGGRGGRGGPMGRGGFGGGRGGGFPGGNGGNGGNGGNGGNGGNGGGGGGAQQRAGDWKCSNPNCGNLNFSWRNECNQCKAPKPEDAGGMSPMERGGFGGGERRGGFERGGFRGRGGDRGGFRGSRGGDRGGYGPGKMDARGDHRQERRGRPY is encoded by the exons ATGGCGTCTAACG ATTATTCCCAAACATCTGGCCAGGG CTATGGGTCCtatggtggaggtggaggtagTGGAGGTGGTGGTGCTAACCAGGGCTATGGTCAGTCTTCTGGACAGAGCTACAGCCAGCAGGGCTACGGGGGCTACAACCAGAGCTCTGACAGCAGCCCCGGCTCTTACAGCCAGGGAGGATTTGGCAGCTATGGTCAATCCCAGTCAG GATACAATTCTCCACCCTCTAAccagggtggtggtggtggttatAATCAGTCCTATAGCCCTGGAGGCTATAACAGCAACCCGCCCTCCAACATGAGCTACAACCAGCAGTCATCCTTCTCTGGGTACAGCCAGCAGCAGCCTCCTTCTTCATCCTCCGCAGG CTATGAAGGTAACCCACAGGCCTCTGGCTACAACCAGCCACCGAGCAGTGGACAGAGTGGAGGTGGTTATGGCAGCAGTGGAGGTCAGACTGGTGGCTATGGGGGCAGCGGCAGCCACCAACAATCATCCCAACACGGAGGAGGTCACTACAACCAGCCTCCGAGCTACAACTCGCCCCCTCCGCAGAGCTACAGTCAGCAGAGCCAGTATGGTCAAGGTGGAG GATATGGAGACGAAAGCCCACCGATGAGcggaggcggaggaggaggtggagggtaCCCTGGTCCCGATGGAGGTTACGGAGGTCAGGATGGCCGCGGTGGCAGGGGACGTGGGGGTGGATTTGGAGGTCGTGGTGGTGGCGGATATGATCGCGGTTTTGACCGAGGTGGCCGAGGTGGtccaagaggaagaggaggcatgGG aATGGGCGATCGTGGAGGATTCAATAAGTTTGGTG GACCAAGAGAGCCGGGACATGGACATGGAGGACCCAGCTTCA TGCAAGACCAGGATAACTCTGACAATAACACTATCTTCGTGCAAGGCCTGGGAGACGACTACACTGTTGAATCAGTGGCAGACTTTTTTAAGCAGATTGGGATCATTAAG ATCAACAAGAAGACTGGCCTTCCCATGATCAACCTGTACACAGACCGAGAGACAGGGAAGCTGAAGGGGGAGGCCACTGTGTCCTTTGATGACCCCCCCTCAGCTAAGGCTGCCATCGACTGGTTTGATG GTAAGGACTTCAATGGAAATCCTATCAAGGTGTCTTTTGCCACCCGCAGAGCCGACTTCGGAGGCCGAGGTGGCATGAGGGGAGGccgaggaggacgaggag GGCCAATGGGTCGTGGTGGATTCGGAGGGGGTCGAGGTGGAGGTTTCCCAGGAGGCAATGGAGGCAATGGAGGCAACGGAGGCAATGGAGGCAACGGGGGCAATGGGGGCGGTGGAGGAGGAGCACAACAGAGAGCCGGAGACTGGAAGTGTTCGAACCC TAACTGTGGCAACCTGAACTTCTCGTGGCGTAATGAGTGTAACCAGTGCAAGGCCCCAAAACCTGAGGATGCTGGTGGGATGTCCCCAATGGAAAGAG GAGGTTTTGGAGGAGGAGAGCGCAGAGGGGGGTTTGAGCGGGGCGGCTTCAGGGGCCGAGGTGGCGACCGCGGGGGCTTCAGAGGGAGCCGAGGGGGCGACCGCGGAGGATACGGCCCTGGAAAGATGGACGCAAG GGGTGACCACAGACAGGAGCGGCGGGGCCGTCCCTACTAA